A genomic stretch from Candidatus Binatus sp. includes:
- a CDS encoding DUF2231 domain-containing protein translates to MIERVLPGVGGLQNIHPLVVHFPIAFLYGAALVYAIAWFRGSEGLQWTALWILILGAIGAAVSLATGLYADSGVMIAESVRRQLLDHHKHLMIAASILTGLLTVWALIARPMPSRGRYVFLAGLLALLWLIASGADLGGQLVYGYNAGGDACSQPIDLRR, encoded by the coding sequence GTGATCGAGCGCGTGCTGCCGGGCGTCGGCGGCCTGCAGAATATTCACCCGCTGGTCGTCCACTTCCCGATCGCGTTTCTGTACGGCGCGGCGCTGGTTTATGCGATCGCGTGGTTTCGCGGCAGCGAGGGGCTTCAGTGGACCGCGCTCTGGATCCTGATTCTCGGCGCGATCGGCGCGGCGGTATCGCTCGCGACGGGCCTCTACGCCGATTCGGGCGTGATGATTGCTGAATCGGTGCGGCGTCAATTGCTCGATCATCATAAGCATCTGATGATCGCCGCATCGATCCTGACGGGATTACTGACCGTGTGGGCGCTGATCGCGCGGCCGATGCCCTCGCGCGGCCGCTATGTTTTTCTGGCCGGCTTGCTCGCGCTGCTGTGGCTGATCGCGTCGGGCGCCGATCTCGGCGGGCAGTTGGTGTACGGCTACAACGCGGGCGGCGACGCCTGTTCGCAACCAATCGATTTGCGCAGGTAA